From a single Canis lupus baileyi chromosome 14, mCanLup2.hap1, whole genome shotgun sequence genomic region:
- the POP1 gene encoding ribonucleases P/MRP protein subunit POP1 isoform X3 yields the protein MSNAKERKHAKKMRNQPTNVTLSSGFVADRGIEYHNGGGRPFQAQKQDPFPGTSRQRQTKMTYHSPVDPDVNEQTSSKIMFKKKGGWKAGPEGTSQEIPKYITASTFAQARAAEISAMLKAVTQKSSNSLVFQTLPRHMRRRAMSHNVKRLPRRLQEIAQKEAEKAVHQKKEHSKNKCHKARRCHKNRVLEFNRRQKKNIWLETHIWHAKRFHMVKKWGYCLGERPTAKSHRACYRAMTNRCLLQDLSYYCCLELKGKEEEILKALSPMCSTDAGLTFAAVHCLSGKHQGSVLLYRAKKYPQEMLGPVTFIWKSERTPVHTSESRQLWIWFHPTLKQDILEELKAACQCVEPIKSTICTPDPLLTTSQEKSQTELPDEKIGKKRKWKDDGENAKPVKVMGDGTRDPHQPYSWVSPATGIIISDLTMEMNRLRLIGPLSHSILTEALKAASVQTVRKGEDAEKTPHYWWIETCKDPDSVSLHHRQEAIFELLGGVTSPAEIPAGTILGLTVGDPRINLPQKRSKVLPNPEKCQDNEKVRQLLLEGVPVDCAHSFIWNHAICKNVTKNKISDQDLNRKRSELLVPGSQLVLGPQESKIPILLIQQPGKVTGDDQRGWGSGWDILLPKGWGMAFWIPFIYRGARVGGLKESVVHSQYKRSPDIPGDFPDCPAGVLFAQEQAKTLLEKYKRRPPAKRPNYVKLGTLAPFCCPWEQLTQEWESRVQAQEESSVAAFPSGGASLSRSSEPQEVMDTECPAQVGTKLVTGQDATGSLLCVLRSRKSLKQLSAWCGPSSRDRRAPQRAPGSGQPAMTRAASLAILDRFPRALVWVSLSLLRKGNPEPHSMICVPAKEDFLQLSRDRLYCGPQECKHSDPFKSKIRKQKEKKRVEKRQDQVCSVPEGLAGRHPTARDQALTLGLWSGPLPVVTSHCSRVLLGFVTQGDFSMAVGCGEALGFVSLTGLLDMLSSQPAAERGLVLLRPPASLQYRFARIAVDV from the exons atgtctaatgcaaaagaaagaaaacatgctaagaaaatgagaaaccaGCCCACAAATGTTACTTTATCTTCTGGCTTTGTGGCCGATAGGGGCATAGAGTACCATAATGGAGGTGGGAGACCTTTCCAAGCTCAAAAACAAG ACCCTTTTCCTGGAACTTCACGACAGCGGCAAACCAAAATGACCTACCATTCCCCAGTTGATCCTGATGTGAATGAACAGACTTCCtccaaaataatgtttaaaaaaaagggaggatgGAAAGCAGGTCCCGAGGGCACGTCTCAGGAGATTCCCAAGTATATCACTG CTTCTACTTTTGCTCAGGCCCGAGCTGCTGAAATCAGTGCTATGTTGAAAGCAGTGACCCAGAAGTCTTCTAATTCGCTGGTTTTCCAGACACTGCCCCGGCACATGAGACGGAGAGCCATGAGCCACAATGTCAAGCGCCTTCCCAGGCGGTTGCAGGAGATTGCCCAGAAAGAG GCCGAGAAAGCAGTACAtcagaaaaaagaacattcaaaGAATAAATGCCATAAAGCTCGAAGGTGTCACAAAAATCGGGTGCTAGAATTTAACCGTAGACAAAAGAAGAACATATGGCTAGAAACTCACATCTGGCATGCCAAACGGTTTCACATGGTCAAGAAGTGGGGCTACTGTCTTGGGGAGAGGCCCACAGCGAAGAGCCACAGAGCCTGCTACCGAGCCATGACAAACCGTTGCCTCCTTCAG GATTTATCCTACTATTGTTGTTTGGAGTTGAAgggcaaagaggaagaaatactGAAGGCACTTTCTCCAATGTGTAGCACAGATGCAG GACTGACTTTTGCAGCAGTTCACTGCTTGTCTGGAAAGCACCAAGGTAGTGTCCTGCTCTATCGGGCAAAGAAATACCCTCAAGAGATGCTGGGGCCTGTCACATTTATTTGGAAGTCTGAGAGGACCCCTGTTCACACTTCTGAGAGCAGGCAGTTGTGGATCTGGTTTCATCCAACTCTTAAACAg GATATTTTAGAAGAACTAAAAGCAGCGTGCCAGTGTGTGGAACCCATCAAATCAACCATCTGCACTCCTGACCCCCTGCTGACAACATCCCAAGAAAAAAGCCAAACTGAACTGCCTGATGAGAAAattggcaagaaaagaaaatggaaagatgatGGAGAAAATGCTAAACCAGTTAAAGTTATGGGTGATGGAACTAGAGATCCACATCAACCATATTCTTGGGTCTCTCCAGCCACAGGCATTATAATCAG tgATTTGacgatggagatgaacaggctcCGGTTAATTGGTCCACTTTCCCACTCCATCCTAACTGAGGCTCTAAAAGCTGCTTCTGTCCAGACCGTAAGA AAAGGAGAGGACGCAGAGAAGACACCTCACTACTGGTGGATTGAAACCTGTAAGGATCCTGATAGCGTTTCCCTTCATCACAGACAAGAAGCCATTTTTGAGTTGTTGGGAG gaGTAACCTCACCAGCAGAAATTCCGGCTGGTACTATTTTGGGATTGACAGTTGGGGATCCTCGAATAAATTTGCCTCAAAAGAGGTCCAAAGTTTTGCCCAATCCAGAAAAATGCCAAG aTAATGAGAAAGTTAGACAGCTGCTCCTGGAGGGTGTGCCTGTGGATTGTGCGCATAGCTTTATTTGGAACCATGCTATCTGTAAGAATgtcacaaagaataaaatctcGGATCAG GATTTAAACCGGAAGAGAAGTGAATTGCTGGTGCCCGGGTCACAGCTTGTTTTAGGGCCCCAGGAATCCAAGATACCTATACTTTTGATTCAGCAGCCAGGGAAGGTGACTGGTGATGACCAACGAGGCTGGGGAAGTGGCTGGGACATCCTGCTCCCAAAGGGCTGGGGCATGGCCTTCTGGATTCCATTT ATCTACCGAGGTGCAAGAGTTGGTGGGTTAAAAGAGTCTGTAGTGCATTCGCAGTATAAAAGGTCACCTGACATTCCTGGTGATTTCCCAGACTGCCCCGCTGGGGTTCTGTTTGCCCAGGAGCAAGCCAAGACTCTCCTTGAAAAGTATAAAAG GCGCCCTCCTGCAAAACGACCCAATTATGTTAAGCTTGGCACTCTGGCACCTTTCTGCTGTCCCTGGGAGCAGTTAACTCAAGAGTGGGAGTCAAGAGTCCAGGCCCAAGAGGAATCCTCTGTGGCCGCCTTTCCAAGTG GGGGTGCATCTCTAAGCAGGTCCAGTGAGCCCCAAGAAGTAATGGACACAGAATgcccagcccaggtggggaccaagtTGGTTACAGGCCAGGATGCCACTGGCAGTCTCCTCTGCGTTCTTAG GAGTAGGAAATCACTGAAGCAGCTGTCAGCCTGGTGTGGGCCCAGTTCCAGGGACAGGAGGGCACCCCAGCGAGCTCCCGGCAGCGGGCAGCCAGCAATGACCAGAGCGGCCAGCCTGGCCATCTTGGACCGCTTCCCCAGGGCCTTGGTGTGGGTCAGCCTGTCCCTGCTGAGGAagggcaaccctgagccgcactCCATGATCTGTGTCCCAGCCAAGGAGGACTTCCTCCAGCTCAGTCGGGATCGGCTATACTGTGGGCCCCAGGAATGCAAGCACAGTGACCCATTCAAGAGCAAGATAcggaaacagaaagagaagaagagagtagAGAAGAGGCAGGACCAAGTGTGCAGTGTGCCTGAGGGTCTGGCAGGAAGGCACCCTACAGCCAGGGACCAAGCTCTGACCCTGGGCTTGTGGTCAGGCCCCCTCCCTGTTGTGACGTCTCACTGCTCCAGAGTTCTCCTCGGCTTTGTCACGCAGGGAGACTTTTCCATGGCTGTCGGCTGCGGAGAAGCCCTGGGGTTTGTCAGCTTGACGGGTTTGCTGGATATGCTCTCCAGCCAGCCGGCAGCGGAGAGGGGCCTCGTGTTGCTGAGGCCCCCCGCCTCTCTGCAGTATCGGTTTGCGAGAATTGCTGTGGATGTATGA
- the POP1 gene encoding ribonucleases P/MRP protein subunit POP1 isoform X4: MSNAKERKHAKKMRNQPTNVTLSSGFVADRGIEYHNGGGRPFQAQKQDPFPGTSRQRQTKMTYHSPVDPDVNEQTSSKIMFKKKGGWKAGPEGTSQEIPKYITASTFAQARAAEISAMLKAVTQKSSNSLVFQTLPRHMRRRAMSHNVKRLPRRLQEIAQKEAEKAVHQKKEHSKNKCHKARRCHKNRVLEFNRRQKKNIWLETHIWHAKRFHMVKKWGYCLGERPTAKSHRACYRAMTNRCLLQDLSYYCCLELKGKEEEILKALSPMCSTDAGLTFAAVHCLSGKHQGSVLLYRAKKYPQEMLGPVTFIWKSERTPVHTSESRQLWIWFHPTLKQDILEELKAACQCVEPIKSTICTPDPLLTTSQEKSQTELPDEKIGKKRKWKDDGENAKPVKVMGDGTRDPHQPYSWVSPATGIIISDLTMEMNRLRLIGPLSHSILTEALKAASVQTVRKGEDAEKTPHYWWIETCKDPDSVSLHHRQEAIFELLGGVTSPAEIPAGTILGLTVGDPRINLPQKRSKVLPNPEKCQDNEKVRQLLLEGVPVDCAHSFIWNHAICKNVTKNKISDQDLNRKRSELLVPGSQLVLGPQESKIPILLIQQPGKVTGDDQRGWGSGWDILLPKGWGMAFWIPFIYRGARVGGLKESVVHSQYKRSPDIPGDFPDCPAGVLFAQEQAKTLLEKYKRRPPAKRPNYVKLGTLAPFCCPWEQLTQEWESRVQAQEESSVAAFPSGEENALRGDRLPCAPMPEHTDELSDEGGASLSRSSEPQEVMDTECPAQVGTKLVTGQDATGSLLCVLRFIFFKENWAEGEAGSMQGARHGTRPRVPGPRPGLQAAQPWC, from the exons atgtctaatgcaaaagaaagaaaacatgctaagaaaatgagaaaccaGCCCACAAATGTTACTTTATCTTCTGGCTTTGTGGCCGATAGGGGCATAGAGTACCATAATGGAGGTGGGAGACCTTTCCAAGCTCAAAAACAAG ACCCTTTTCCTGGAACTTCACGACAGCGGCAAACCAAAATGACCTACCATTCCCCAGTTGATCCTGATGTGAATGAACAGACTTCCtccaaaataatgtttaaaaaaaagggaggatgGAAAGCAGGTCCCGAGGGCACGTCTCAGGAGATTCCCAAGTATATCACTG CTTCTACTTTTGCTCAGGCCCGAGCTGCTGAAATCAGTGCTATGTTGAAAGCAGTGACCCAGAAGTCTTCTAATTCGCTGGTTTTCCAGACACTGCCCCGGCACATGAGACGGAGAGCCATGAGCCACAATGTCAAGCGCCTTCCCAGGCGGTTGCAGGAGATTGCCCAGAAAGAG GCCGAGAAAGCAGTACAtcagaaaaaagaacattcaaaGAATAAATGCCATAAAGCTCGAAGGTGTCACAAAAATCGGGTGCTAGAATTTAACCGTAGACAAAAGAAGAACATATGGCTAGAAACTCACATCTGGCATGCCAAACGGTTTCACATGGTCAAGAAGTGGGGCTACTGTCTTGGGGAGAGGCCCACAGCGAAGAGCCACAGAGCCTGCTACCGAGCCATGACAAACCGTTGCCTCCTTCAG GATTTATCCTACTATTGTTGTTTGGAGTTGAAgggcaaagaggaagaaatactGAAGGCACTTTCTCCAATGTGTAGCACAGATGCAG GACTGACTTTTGCAGCAGTTCACTGCTTGTCTGGAAAGCACCAAGGTAGTGTCCTGCTCTATCGGGCAAAGAAATACCCTCAAGAGATGCTGGGGCCTGTCACATTTATTTGGAAGTCTGAGAGGACCCCTGTTCACACTTCTGAGAGCAGGCAGTTGTGGATCTGGTTTCATCCAACTCTTAAACAg GATATTTTAGAAGAACTAAAAGCAGCGTGCCAGTGTGTGGAACCCATCAAATCAACCATCTGCACTCCTGACCCCCTGCTGACAACATCCCAAGAAAAAAGCCAAACTGAACTGCCTGATGAGAAAattggcaagaaaagaaaatggaaagatgatGGAGAAAATGCTAAACCAGTTAAAGTTATGGGTGATGGAACTAGAGATCCACATCAACCATATTCTTGGGTCTCTCCAGCCACAGGCATTATAATCAG tgATTTGacgatggagatgaacaggctcCGGTTAATTGGTCCACTTTCCCACTCCATCCTAACTGAGGCTCTAAAAGCTGCTTCTGTCCAGACCGTAAGA AAAGGAGAGGACGCAGAGAAGACACCTCACTACTGGTGGATTGAAACCTGTAAGGATCCTGATAGCGTTTCCCTTCATCACAGACAAGAAGCCATTTTTGAGTTGTTGGGAG gaGTAACCTCACCAGCAGAAATTCCGGCTGGTACTATTTTGGGATTGACAGTTGGGGATCCTCGAATAAATTTGCCTCAAAAGAGGTCCAAAGTTTTGCCCAATCCAGAAAAATGCCAAG aTAATGAGAAAGTTAGACAGCTGCTCCTGGAGGGTGTGCCTGTGGATTGTGCGCATAGCTTTATTTGGAACCATGCTATCTGTAAGAATgtcacaaagaataaaatctcGGATCAG GATTTAAACCGGAAGAGAAGTGAATTGCTGGTGCCCGGGTCACAGCTTGTTTTAGGGCCCCAGGAATCCAAGATACCTATACTTTTGATTCAGCAGCCAGGGAAGGTGACTGGTGATGACCAACGAGGCTGGGGAAGTGGCTGGGACATCCTGCTCCCAAAGGGCTGGGGCATGGCCTTCTGGATTCCATTT ATCTACCGAGGTGCAAGAGTTGGTGGGTTAAAAGAGTCTGTAGTGCATTCGCAGTATAAAAGGTCACCTGACATTCCTGGTGATTTCCCAGACTGCCCCGCTGGGGTTCTGTTTGCCCAGGAGCAAGCCAAGACTCTCCTTGAAAAGTATAAAAG GCGCCCTCCTGCAAAACGACCCAATTATGTTAAGCTTGGCACTCTGGCACCTTTCTGCTGTCCCTGGGAGCAGTTAACTCAAGAGTGGGAGTCAAGAGTCCAGGCCCAAGAGGAATCCTCTGTGGCCGCCTTTCCAAGTGGTGAGGAAAATGCCTTGAGAGGAGACAGGTTGCCTTGTGCTCCCATGCCTGAACACACTGATGAGCTGTCTGATGAAGGGGGTGCATCTCTAAGCAGGTCCAGTGAGCCCCAAGAAGTAATGGACACAGAATgcccagcccaggtggggaccaagtTGGTTACAGGCCAGGATGCCACTGGCAGTCTCCTCTGCGTTCTTAG gttcatcttttttaaagaaaactgggcagagggagaagcaggctccatgcagggagcccggcacgggactcgaccccgggtcccaggaccacgccccgggctgcaggcggcgcagCCATGGTGTTGA
- the POP1 gene encoding ribonucleases P/MRP protein subunit POP1 isoform X1 has translation MSNAKERKHAKKMRNQPTNVTLSSGFVADRGIEYHNGGGRPFQAQKQDPFPGTSRQRQTKMTYHSPVDPDVNEQTSSKIMFKKKGGWKAGPEGTSQEIPKYITASTFAQARAAEISAMLKAVTQKSSNSLVFQTLPRHMRRRAMSHNVKRLPRRLQEIAQKEAEKAVHQKKEHSKNKCHKARRCHKNRVLEFNRRQKKNIWLETHIWHAKRFHMVKKWGYCLGERPTAKSHRACYRAMTNRCLLQDLSYYCCLELKGKEEEILKALSPMCSTDAGLTFAAVHCLSGKHQGSVLLYRAKKYPQEMLGPVTFIWKSERTPVHTSESRQLWIWFHPTLKQDILEELKAACQCVEPIKSTICTPDPLLTTSQEKSQTELPDEKIGKKRKWKDDGENAKPVKVMGDGTRDPHQPYSWVSPATGIIISDLTMEMNRLRLIGPLSHSILTEALKAASVQTVRKGEDAEKTPHYWWIETCKDPDSVSLHHRQEAIFELLGGVTSPAEIPAGTILGLTVGDPRINLPQKRSKVLPNPEKCQDNEKVRQLLLEGVPVDCAHSFIWNHAICKNVTKNKISDQDLNRKRSELLVPGSQLVLGPQESKIPILLIQQPGKVTGDDQRGWGSGWDILLPKGWGMAFWIPFIYRGARVGGLKESVVHSQYKRSPDIPGDFPDCPAGVLFAQEQAKTLLEKYKRRPPAKRPNYVKLGTLAPFCCPWEQLTQEWESRVQAQEESSVAAFPSGEENALRGDRLPCAPMPEHTDELSDEGGASLSRSSEPQEVMDTECPAQVGTKLVTGQDATGSLLCVLRSRKSLKQLSAWCGPSSRDRRAPQRAPGSGQPAMTRAASLAILDRFPRALVWVSLSLLRKGNPEPHSMICVPAKEDFLQLSRDRLYCGPQECKHSDPFKSKIRKQKEKKRVEKRQDQVCSVPEGLAGRHPTARDQALTLGLWSGPLPVVTSHCSRVLLGFVTQGDFSMAVGCGEALGFVSLTGLLDMLSSQPAAERGLVLLRPPASLQYRFARIAVDV, from the exons atgtctaatgcaaaagaaagaaaacatgctaagaaaatgagaaaccaGCCCACAAATGTTACTTTATCTTCTGGCTTTGTGGCCGATAGGGGCATAGAGTACCATAATGGAGGTGGGAGACCTTTCCAAGCTCAAAAACAAG ACCCTTTTCCTGGAACTTCACGACAGCGGCAAACCAAAATGACCTACCATTCCCCAGTTGATCCTGATGTGAATGAACAGACTTCCtccaaaataatgtttaaaaaaaagggaggatgGAAAGCAGGTCCCGAGGGCACGTCTCAGGAGATTCCCAAGTATATCACTG CTTCTACTTTTGCTCAGGCCCGAGCTGCTGAAATCAGTGCTATGTTGAAAGCAGTGACCCAGAAGTCTTCTAATTCGCTGGTTTTCCAGACACTGCCCCGGCACATGAGACGGAGAGCCATGAGCCACAATGTCAAGCGCCTTCCCAGGCGGTTGCAGGAGATTGCCCAGAAAGAG GCCGAGAAAGCAGTACAtcagaaaaaagaacattcaaaGAATAAATGCCATAAAGCTCGAAGGTGTCACAAAAATCGGGTGCTAGAATTTAACCGTAGACAAAAGAAGAACATATGGCTAGAAACTCACATCTGGCATGCCAAACGGTTTCACATGGTCAAGAAGTGGGGCTACTGTCTTGGGGAGAGGCCCACAGCGAAGAGCCACAGAGCCTGCTACCGAGCCATGACAAACCGTTGCCTCCTTCAG GATTTATCCTACTATTGTTGTTTGGAGTTGAAgggcaaagaggaagaaatactGAAGGCACTTTCTCCAATGTGTAGCACAGATGCAG GACTGACTTTTGCAGCAGTTCACTGCTTGTCTGGAAAGCACCAAGGTAGTGTCCTGCTCTATCGGGCAAAGAAATACCCTCAAGAGATGCTGGGGCCTGTCACATTTATTTGGAAGTCTGAGAGGACCCCTGTTCACACTTCTGAGAGCAGGCAGTTGTGGATCTGGTTTCATCCAACTCTTAAACAg GATATTTTAGAAGAACTAAAAGCAGCGTGCCAGTGTGTGGAACCCATCAAATCAACCATCTGCACTCCTGACCCCCTGCTGACAACATCCCAAGAAAAAAGCCAAACTGAACTGCCTGATGAGAAAattggcaagaaaagaaaatggaaagatgatGGAGAAAATGCTAAACCAGTTAAAGTTATGGGTGATGGAACTAGAGATCCACATCAACCATATTCTTGGGTCTCTCCAGCCACAGGCATTATAATCAG tgATTTGacgatggagatgaacaggctcCGGTTAATTGGTCCACTTTCCCACTCCATCCTAACTGAGGCTCTAAAAGCTGCTTCTGTCCAGACCGTAAGA AAAGGAGAGGACGCAGAGAAGACACCTCACTACTGGTGGATTGAAACCTGTAAGGATCCTGATAGCGTTTCCCTTCATCACAGACAAGAAGCCATTTTTGAGTTGTTGGGAG gaGTAACCTCACCAGCAGAAATTCCGGCTGGTACTATTTTGGGATTGACAGTTGGGGATCCTCGAATAAATTTGCCTCAAAAGAGGTCCAAAGTTTTGCCCAATCCAGAAAAATGCCAAG aTAATGAGAAAGTTAGACAGCTGCTCCTGGAGGGTGTGCCTGTGGATTGTGCGCATAGCTTTATTTGGAACCATGCTATCTGTAAGAATgtcacaaagaataaaatctcGGATCAG GATTTAAACCGGAAGAGAAGTGAATTGCTGGTGCCCGGGTCACAGCTTGTTTTAGGGCCCCAGGAATCCAAGATACCTATACTTTTGATTCAGCAGCCAGGGAAGGTGACTGGTGATGACCAACGAGGCTGGGGAAGTGGCTGGGACATCCTGCTCCCAAAGGGCTGGGGCATGGCCTTCTGGATTCCATTT ATCTACCGAGGTGCAAGAGTTGGTGGGTTAAAAGAGTCTGTAGTGCATTCGCAGTATAAAAGGTCACCTGACATTCCTGGTGATTTCCCAGACTGCCCCGCTGGGGTTCTGTTTGCCCAGGAGCAAGCCAAGACTCTCCTTGAAAAGTATAAAAG GCGCCCTCCTGCAAAACGACCCAATTATGTTAAGCTTGGCACTCTGGCACCTTTCTGCTGTCCCTGGGAGCAGTTAACTCAAGAGTGGGAGTCAAGAGTCCAGGCCCAAGAGGAATCCTCTGTGGCCGCCTTTCCAAGTGGTGAGGAAAATGCCTTGAGAGGAGACAGGTTGCCTTGTGCTCCCATGCCTGAACACACTGATGAGCTGTCTGATGAAGGGGGTGCATCTCTAAGCAGGTCCAGTGAGCCCCAAGAAGTAATGGACACAGAATgcccagcccaggtggggaccaagtTGGTTACAGGCCAGGATGCCACTGGCAGTCTCCTCTGCGTTCTTAG GAGTAGGAAATCACTGAAGCAGCTGTCAGCCTGGTGTGGGCCCAGTTCCAGGGACAGGAGGGCACCCCAGCGAGCTCCCGGCAGCGGGCAGCCAGCAATGACCAGAGCGGCCAGCCTGGCCATCTTGGACCGCTTCCCCAGGGCCTTGGTGTGGGTCAGCCTGTCCCTGCTGAGGAagggcaaccctgagccgcactCCATGATCTGTGTCCCAGCCAAGGAGGACTTCCTCCAGCTCAGTCGGGATCGGCTATACTGTGGGCCCCAGGAATGCAAGCACAGTGACCCATTCAAGAGCAAGATAcggaaacagaaagagaagaagagagtagAGAAGAGGCAGGACCAAGTGTGCAGTGTGCCTGAGGGTCTGGCAGGAAGGCACCCTACAGCCAGGGACCAAGCTCTGACCCTGGGCTTGTGGTCAGGCCCCCTCCCTGTTGTGACGTCTCACTGCTCCAGAGTTCTCCTCGGCTTTGTCACGCAGGGAGACTTTTCCATGGCTGTCGGCTGCGGAGAAGCCCTGGGGTTTGTCAGCTTGACGGGTTTGCTGGATATGCTCTCCAGCCAGCCGGCAGCGGAGAGGGGCCTCGTGTTGCTGAGGCCCCCCGCCTCTCTGCAGTATCGGTTTGCGAGAATTGCTGTGGATGTATGA